A stretch of the Clostridiales bacterium genome encodes the following:
- the rpiB gene encoding ribose 5-phosphate isomerase B produces MIAIGNDHAALNLKKTVIEFLQEKNLPFKDFGAFEEVEGIDYPDYALKVAKAVASGECKKGILLCGTGIGVSIAANKVRGIRAAVCTDVYSAKAARNHNNANILCLGERVIGAGVAREILEAFFSSEYEGGRHQRRIDKISDIEKNPHLK; encoded by the coding sequence TTGATAGCCATAGGAAACGACCATGCAGCTTTAAACCTCAAAAAAACGGTTATAGAATTTTTGCAAGAGAAAAACCTTCCTTTTAAGGACTTTGGCGCTTTTGAAGAGGTAGAAGGCATTGATTATCCCGATTACGCCCTAAAAGTCGCCAAAGCGGTGGCCTCAGGCGAGTGCAAGAAAGGTATACTCTTGTGCGGCACGGGCATAGGCGTATCCATTGCCGCCAATAAAGTGCGGGGCATAAGGGCGGCGGTTTGCACGGATGTTTACAGCGCCAAGGCGGCCAGAAACCACAACAACGCCAATATACTATGTTTGGGCGAGAGGGTAATAGGCGCCGGCGTAGCAAGAGAGATATTAGAGGCTTTTTTCTCGTCGGAATACGAAGGCGGCAGGCACCAAAGACGAATTGATAAGATTTCCGACATAGAAAAAAACCCTCATTTGAAATAA